From the genome of Streptacidiphilus rugosus AM-16, one region includes:
- a CDS encoding Na(+)/H(+) antiporter subunit B, whose translation MNDVLVLLALLLLAATATTAALTRDPARQAVVIGIMGMALALLFTLLQAPDVALSQLGVGTAITPLLILLTLRAVHRDRSKRETGKRGEKS comes from the coding sequence ATGAACGACGTGCTCGTCCTGCTCGCCCTGCTGCTGCTCGCCGCGACCGCCACGACCGCCGCGCTGACCCGCGACCCGGCCCGGCAGGCCGTCGTCATCGGCATCATGGGCATGGCCCTGGCCCTGCTGTTCACCCTGCTCCAGGCCCCCGACGTGGCGCTGTCCCAGCTGGGCGTCGGGACCGCGATCACCCCGCTGCTGATCCTGCTGACGCTGCGCGCGGTCCACAGGGACCGCAGCAAGCGGGAGACCGGGAAGCGGGGAGAGAAGTCGTGA
- a CDS encoding sodium:proton antiporter: MSVFPFLVAGWILLVGLYGMVTSRNLIQAIGCLAVAQCSTYVLLLAVGYRRGGTAPVYSDIPTHSKVVDPVVQALALTDVVVGATVTALLLGLVLQLNKRHGTIDPDALTGLRG; the protein is encoded by the coding sequence GTGAGCGTCTTCCCCTTCCTGGTGGCGGGCTGGATCCTGCTCGTCGGCCTCTACGGAATGGTGACCAGCCGCAACCTCATCCAGGCGATCGGCTGCCTGGCCGTCGCCCAGTGCTCCACCTACGTGCTGCTGCTGGCCGTCGGGTACCGCCGCGGCGGCACCGCGCCGGTCTACAGCGACATCCCCACGCACAGCAAGGTCGTGGACCCCGTCGTCCAGGCCCTGGCCCTGACCGACGTGGTCGTCGGCGCCACCGTCACCGCCCTGCTGCTCGGGCTCGTCCTCCAGCTGAACAAGCGGCACGGAACGATCGACCCCGACGCCCTCACCGGGCTGCGCGGGTGA
- a CDS encoding CYTH and CHAD domain-containing protein, with the protein MSTNAYTEHELTFDGVLARDLPSAARPAGVARTRSAGTEILDAVYFDTADHGLLRRGATLRRRSGGHDAGWHLKLPDGNGGRREIRRPLAGEGADGEDVPADLRQLAAVYARGRRLRPTAHLLTHRRRVLWLDRKERSLAEVAADHVAARVLGPADGDGGLPVPETELTTWDETEVELTGGDEALLDRASRTLQAQGLRPADHGVKLARALRAAGMEVTRRRRAEVKGSGQAAVAVVTALREHADRLTSLDPEVRQDQEDAVHRMRVTARRLRSLLRSCEKLFDADPAAELAGDLRWLGRRLGAYREPEALRDRLTGQARELPADCAPDRAARRLHKVLDRRCRRAHRALLDDLSSHRYFRLLDRLEEFVSDPPLRAGKHPGAGRAEKLLRHEKRRTRRRLRKALRQPSGERQDEGLHSARKAAKRTRYLAGALRPVRGSDAKKLERKHRTIHKRLGEHQDARSAEQALAELARINGTPPEHAFALGVLRSRQRDDSPADIDAARRAAGL; encoded by the coding sequence ATGTCCACGAACGCGTACACCGAGCACGAGCTGACTTTCGACGGGGTCCTGGCCAGGGATCTGCCGTCGGCCGCGCGCCCCGCAGGGGTGGCCAGGACCAGGAGCGCCGGGACGGAGATCCTCGACGCGGTCTACTTCGACACCGCCGACCACGGCCTGCTCCGGCGCGGTGCCACGCTACGCCGCCGGAGCGGCGGCCATGACGCCGGATGGCATCTCAAGCTCCCCGACGGGAACGGCGGCCGTCGCGAGATCAGGCGCCCGCTCGCCGGGGAGGGGGCGGACGGTGAGGACGTACCGGCCGACCTCCGGCAGCTCGCGGCCGTCTACGCGCGCGGGCGCAGGCTGCGGCCCACGGCGCACCTGCTGACGCATCGCCGGCGGGTCCTGTGGCTGGATCGCAAGGAGCGGTCCCTGGCCGAGGTGGCCGCCGACCACGTCGCGGCCCGGGTACTCGGCCCCGCCGACGGCGACGGTGGGCTGCCCGTCCCGGAGACCGAGCTGACCACCTGGGACGAGACCGAGGTGGAACTGACCGGCGGGGACGAGGCGCTGCTCGACCGGGCGAGCCGGACGCTGCAGGCGCAGGGACTGCGGCCCGCCGACCACGGCGTCAAGCTCGCCCGCGCGCTGCGTGCGGCAGGCATGGAGGTGACGCGCCGCCGCCGCGCCGAGGTGAAGGGTTCCGGCCAGGCCGCCGTGGCGGTCGTGACGGCACTGCGCGAGCACGCGGACCGGCTCACTTCCCTCGACCCTGAGGTCCGCCAGGACCAGGAGGACGCGGTCCACCGGATGCGCGTCACCGCCCGCAGGCTGCGCAGCCTGCTGCGCTCGTGCGAGAAGCTCTTCGACGCCGACCCTGCCGCCGAACTGGCCGGGGATCTGCGGTGGCTGGGGCGCCGGCTCGGCGCCTACAGGGAGCCCGAGGCGCTGCGGGACCGCCTCACCGGGCAGGCCAGGGAGCTGCCCGCGGACTGCGCGCCTGACAGGGCGGCGCGAAGGCTGCACAAGGTGCTCGACCGGCGCTGCCGCCGCGCACACCGCGCGCTGCTGGACGACCTCTCCTCGCACCGCTACTTCAGGCTGCTGGACCGGCTGGAGGAGTTCGTCTCCGACCCGCCGCTCAGGGCCGGAAAGCACCCGGGCGCGGGGCGCGCCGAGAAGCTGCTGCGCCACGAGAAGCGGCGGACCCGCCGCCGTCTGCGGAAGGCATTGCGGCAGCCGTCCGGCGAGCGACAGGACGAAGGGCTGCACAGCGCCAGGAAGGCGGCCAAGCGCACCCGCTACCTGGCCGGGGCGCTGCGTCCGGTGCGCGGCTCGGACGCGAAGAAGCTGGAGCGCAAGCACAGGACGATCCACAAGAGGCTGGGCGAGCACCAGGACGCGCGGAGCGCGGAGCAGGCGCTCGCGGAGCTTGCGCGGATCAACGGCACGCCGCCGGAACACGCCTTCGCGCTCGGCGTCCTGCGGTCCCGTCAGCGCGACGACTCGCCCGCCGACATCGACGCCGCCCGCCGTGCCGCCGGCCTCTGA
- a CDS encoding WhiB family transcriptional regulator — translation MPTRNRKPQLPGSTEWAWAWQERAACADLDTRLFFHPAGERGESYSSREEAAKQVCASCPVLDHCRAYALAAREQYGVWGGLSELERAEVLRRRRRAARAA, via the coding sequence GTGCCGACGAGGAATCGCAAGCCGCAACTTCCGGGCTCGACGGAATGGGCGTGGGCGTGGCAGGAGCGGGCCGCCTGCGCGGACCTCGACACCCGGCTGTTCTTCCACCCCGCCGGTGAGCGCGGCGAGAGCTACTCCTCGCGGGAGGAGGCCGCCAAGCAGGTCTGTGCCTCCTGCCCGGTGCTCGACCACTGCCGCGCCTACGCACTGGCCGCCCGCGAGCAGTACGGCGTGTGGGGCGGCCTGAGCGAGCTCGAACGCGCCGAGGTGCTGCGCCGCCGCAGGCGCGCCGCACGGGCCGCCTGA
- a CDS encoding STAS domain-containing protein, whose protein sequence is MNGNEGLDLPTLAESHPRLRADIGTTSGAAVCALAGDLDLHTRPIAEAALGLVLLTRPPVLCVDMWDVQFCDSSGLTLLLRFRERCMDEGVSFALVAPSPRVARLLELTDTGTLLPVFADSASAVAGLRHPV, encoded by the coding sequence ATGAACGGCAACGAAGGCCTGGATCTCCCCACCCTCGCCGAGTCGCACCCGCGGCTGCGGGCCGACATCGGGACCACGAGCGGGGCGGCTGTCTGCGCCCTGGCCGGGGATCTGGACCTGCACACCAGGCCGATCGCGGAGGCCGCCCTCGGCCTGGTCCTGCTCACCCGTCCGCCCGTGCTCTGCGTCGACATGTGGGACGTGCAGTTCTGCGACTCGTCGGGCCTCACCCTCCTGCTGCGGTTCCGCGAGCGCTGCATGGACGAGGGCGTGTCCTTCGCCTTGGTGGCGCCAAGCCCCCGAGTCGCCAGGCTGCTGGAGCTGACGGACACCGGCACGCTGCTGCCGGTCTTCGCCGACAGCGCGTCAGCCGTCGCGGGGTTGCGCCATCCCGTGTGA
- a CDS encoding cation:proton antiporter: protein MIRHDVALALLVLGVAAVLLACLALLTLPGPFPRLHATAVATSLGLPLIALALAVDTGPGRGAVKLLIIGLLVALSGPITTMAIGKALREQSARPRERRTS, encoded by the coding sequence ATGATCCGTCATGATGTGGCGCTCGCACTTCTGGTCCTGGGCGTCGCAGCCGTGCTGCTGGCCTGCCTCGCCCTGCTCACCCTGCCCGGCCCGTTCCCCCGACTGCACGCCACCGCCGTCGCCACCTCGCTCGGGCTGCCGCTGATCGCCCTCGCCCTCGCCGTCGACACCGGACCGGGCAGGGGCGCGGTCAAGCTCCTGATCATCGGCCTGCTGGTCGCGCTCAGCGGCCCGATCACCACCATGGCCATCGGCAAGGCCCTGCGTGAGCAGTCCGCACGCCCCCGTGAACGGAGGACGTCATGA
- a CDS encoding MnhB domain-containing protein, with translation MTPRARLVLFLAAAVVIGAVFTLACLQLPHFGTQTHPYADRAVAATMRQRTANTVSSVNFDQRAFDTLGEESILFAAVLGAVGLLRRTSDERRTRPPLGPVLPSTRLFGALMLPVTLLTGVYIAGHGQLSPGGGFQGGVVLATGVHLTYLAADYRVLDRLRHRELLDRTDALAAGGYAVLGLLGLAVGAAYLQNVLHLGTFNQLTSGGLVPVINAAVGVEVGAGIIVLLAHFLDQTEEFTAGRGAGVSVAAAPGGGAS, from the coding sequence GTGACCCCGCGCGCCAGACTCGTGCTGTTCCTGGCCGCGGCCGTGGTCATCGGCGCAGTGTTCACCCTCGCCTGCCTGCAGCTTCCGCACTTCGGCACCCAGACGCACCCCTACGCCGACCGGGCCGTCGCGGCGACGATGCGGCAGCGCACGGCCAACACCGTCTCCTCGGTCAACTTCGACCAGCGCGCCTTCGACACCCTGGGGGAGGAGTCGATCCTCTTCGCGGCCGTGCTGGGTGCGGTCGGGCTGCTGCGCCGGACCTCCGACGAACGCCGCACCAGGCCGCCGCTAGGGCCCGTGCTGCCCAGCACCAGGCTCTTCGGCGCACTCATGCTGCCCGTCACCCTGCTGACCGGCGTCTACATCGCCGGGCACGGACAGCTCTCGCCCGGCGGCGGCTTCCAGGGCGGGGTCGTCCTGGCGACCGGCGTCCATCTGACCTACCTCGCCGCCGACTACCGCGTCCTGGACCGGCTCCGGCACCGGGAGCTACTGGACCGCACCGACGCGCTGGCCGCCGGCGGCTACGCCGTGCTCGGACTGCTCGGCCTCGCCGTCGGGGCCGCCTACCTGCAGAACGTGCTGCACCTGGGCACCTTCAACCAGCTCACCTCCGGCGGCCTGGTCCCGGTGATCAATGCGGCGGTGGGCGTCGAGGTCGGCGCGGGCATCATCGTGCTGCTCGCCCACTTCCTGGACCAGACCGAGGAGTTCACCGCCGGACGTGGCGCTGGGGTCAGTGTGGCGGCCGCCCCCGGAGGTGGTGCCTCGTGA
- a CDS encoding thiamine pyrophosphate-requiring protein codes for MKVSDYILERLRQWDVDHVFAYPGDGINGLLAAWGRAENKPVFVQARHEEMAAFEAVGYAKFSGRVGVCAATSGPGAIHLLNGLYDAKLDHVPVVAVVGQTDRSAMGGSYQQEVDLLSLFKDVASDYCVMVTVPEQLPNALDRAMRIAATRHAPTAVIVPADVQELDYTPPAHAFKMVPSSLGIPHAVPVPDPGELRRAAEVLNAGQKVAMLVGQGARSAWAEVEQTAEILGAGVAKALLGKDVLSDELPFVTGSIGLLGTRPSYEMMRDCNTLLVIGSSFPYTQFLPEFDQARAVQIDVDPAMIGLRYPFEVNLLGGARETLQALIPLLEFHDNRTWRKTIEKNTARWWDVMEKRAGVEADPVNPEHVIHALDALLPDDVILTSDSGSSANWYARHLRMRAGMRGSLSGTLATMGPGVPYAIGAKFAHPDRPVIALVGDGAMQMNGLAELITAAKYRDRWQDPRLIVAVLNNHDLNQVTWEMRAMQGAPQFEASQHLPDVRYADFAKLIGLQGSRVESPEAVEPAWRAALAADGPYVIDFRTDPAVPPIPPHATLDQIEAAAEAVLRGDSDRRHVLRQGIKAKVQEFLPSGR; via the coding sequence ATGAAGGTGTCGGACTACATTCTGGAGCGGCTGCGCCAATGGGACGTGGACCACGTCTTCGCCTATCCGGGTGACGGCATCAACGGCCTGCTCGCCGCCTGGGGGCGCGCGGAGAACAAGCCCGTGTTCGTCCAGGCCCGGCACGAGGAGATGGCCGCCTTCGAGGCGGTCGGCTACGCGAAGTTCTCCGGCCGGGTCGGCGTCTGTGCGGCGACCTCGGGTCCGGGCGCGATCCACCTGCTCAACGGCCTCTACGACGCGAAGCTCGACCACGTGCCGGTCGTCGCCGTCGTCGGCCAGACGGACCGCTCCGCCATGGGCGGCTCCTACCAGCAGGAGGTGGACCTGCTCAGCCTCTTCAAGGACGTGGCCTCCGACTACTGCGTCATGGTCACCGTCCCCGAACAACTGCCGAACGCCCTGGACCGGGCCATGCGCATCGCGGCCACCCGCCACGCACCGACGGCCGTGATCGTCCCGGCCGACGTGCAGGAGCTGGACTACACCCCGCCCGCGCACGCCTTCAAGATGGTCCCCTCCAGCCTGGGCATCCCGCACGCCGTCCCCGTACCCGACCCCGGGGAGCTGCGCCGCGCCGCCGAGGTGCTGAACGCGGGCCAGAAGGTCGCCATGCTGGTCGGCCAGGGAGCCAGGAGCGCCTGGGCCGAGGTGGAGCAGACCGCGGAGATCCTCGGTGCCGGCGTCGCCAAGGCGCTGCTGGGCAAGGACGTCCTCTCCGACGAACTGCCCTTCGTCACCGGCTCGATCGGGCTGCTCGGCACCCGCCCCTCCTACGAGATGATGCGGGACTGCAACACCCTGCTGGTGATCGGATCCAGCTTCCCCTACACCCAGTTCCTGCCCGAGTTCGACCAGGCCAGGGCCGTGCAGATCGACGTCGATCCGGCCATGATCGGGCTGCGCTACCCCTTCGAGGTCAACCTGCTCGGCGGGGCCAGGGAGACGCTGCAGGCGCTGATCCCGCTGCTCGAGTTCCACGACAACCGCACCTGGCGCAAGACCATCGAGAAGAACACCGCCCGCTGGTGGGACGTGATGGAGAAGCGGGCCGGGGTGGAGGCCGACCCGGTCAACCCCGAGCACGTGATCCACGCGCTCGACGCGCTGCTGCCCGACGACGTCATCCTCACCTCGGACTCCGGCTCCTCCGCCAACTGGTACGCCCGGCACCTGCGGATGCGCGCCGGGATGCGCGGATCGCTCTCCGGCACCCTGGCCACCATGGGCCCCGGCGTGCCGTACGCGATCGGCGCGAAGTTCGCCCACCCGGACCGCCCGGTGATCGCCCTCGTCGGGGACGGCGCGATGCAGATGAACGGACTGGCCGAACTGATCACCGCCGCCAAGTACCGCGACCGGTGGCAGGACCCCCGCCTGATCGTCGCAGTGCTCAACAACCACGACCTCAACCAGGTGACCTGGGAGATGCGGGCGATGCAGGGCGCACCGCAGTTCGAGGCCTCGCAGCACCTTCCCGACGTCCGCTATGCCGACTTCGCCAAGCTCATCGGCCTGCAGGGCAGCCGGGTGGAGTCGCCGGAGGCCGTCGAGCCGGCCTGGCGCGCGGCGCTGGCCGCGGACGGCCCCTACGTCATCGACTTCCGGACCGACCCGGCCGTGCCGCCGATCCCGCCGCACGCCACGCTCGACCAGATCGAGGCCGCCGCCGAGGCCGTGCTGCGCGGTGACAGCGACCGTCGTCACGTGCTGCGCCAGGGCATCAAGGCCAAGGTCCAGGAATTCCTGCCCAGCGGCAGGTGA
- a CDS encoding ATP-binding protein — MSPTSPTAPAFDSRHLDFPDGGAGDSVAAGIMFVRRALAEWRLGAGPVGREADWAIDVVLVVAELLANAERHGGRARSLDVARHGGRLRLVVTDRSPLPPRQARPHDPARPGGHGLHIIDRVSAAWGWAPLGPGKSVWAELPTPLPSARPEP; from the coding sequence ATGAGCCCGACCTCGCCGACCGCACCCGCCTTCGACTCCCGCCACCTGGACTTCCCCGACGGCGGCGCGGGCGACTCCGTCGCGGCCGGGATCATGTTCGTCCGTCGGGCGCTGGCCGAGTGGCGCCTGGGCGCGGGGCCGGTCGGACGCGAGGCGGACTGGGCCATCGACGTGGTGCTGGTCGTCGCCGAGTTGCTGGCCAACGCCGAGCGCCACGGCGGCCGAGCCCGTTCCCTGGACGTGGCACGGCACGGCGGGCGGCTGCGGCTCGTCGTCACCGACCGGAGCCCGCTCCCCCCGCGGCAGGCCCGACCGCACGACCCGGCGCGCCCCGGCGGGCACGGGCTGCACATCATCGACCGTGTCTCAGCAGCCTGGGGCTGGGCTCCCCTCGGCCCCGGCAAGTCGGTCTGGGCGGAGCTGCCGACGCCCCTGCCATCGGCCCGGCCGGAGCCCTGA
- a CDS encoding glycoside hydrolase family 15 protein: MRKLFRPSGRRERGWAFSPHVLRQYALLADGERGALIGPEGDVSWLCVPRWDSPAVFSELIGGGGVFAITPRDPRHFWGGWYETGTLIWHSRWVTTDSVIECREALCFPGDQDRAVLLRRIEAVEGVARVRLLIEPSGDFGRASAGPPRRSHGLWSGRTGPVHWRLTGGQGAAPRRRPYGKPLVWDLDLRPGRHHDVVLELAAGSLPARPPDPDAAWRATESAWSEAQPALDGAIAPRDAHHAYSVMRGLTAGSGAMVAAATMCLPEQAEGQRNYDYRYAWIRDQCYAGLAAAAAGATELVDAATSFVGARLLQDGPEMRPAYTVTGGDVPDERSLDLPGYPGAADRIGNRAHRQHQLDAFGEALQLLAATARLDRLDADGARALDLAVDAIAHHWNEPEAGIWEIEPRRWTHSRLACVAGLRAAAALPGSPRRAARCSALADAILARTSGEALHLDGYWQRAPGDPRPDAALLLPPVRGALPADDPRTEATLRAVSMQLVEDGFVYRFRHDQNPLGDAEGAFLLCGFTMALAQHHQGHHATAARYFERNRAACGPPGLFAEEYDTAERQLRGNLPQAFVHALLLESAVRLGQDPGLHLGTGPER; the protein is encoded by the coding sequence GTGCGCAAGCTGTTCCGGCCGTCCGGCCGCCGGGAGCGCGGGTGGGCCTTCTCGCCGCACGTGCTGCGCCAGTACGCGCTGCTCGCCGACGGCGAGCGCGGCGCGCTCATCGGCCCCGAGGGGGACGTCTCCTGGCTCTGCGTCCCCCGGTGGGACAGCCCGGCCGTCTTCTCCGAACTCATCGGCGGCGGCGGCGTCTTCGCGATCACCCCACGCGATCCGCGCCACTTCTGGGGCGGTTGGTACGAGACCGGCACGTTGATCTGGCACAGCCGCTGGGTGACCACCGACTCGGTGATCGAGTGCCGTGAGGCGCTCTGCTTTCCCGGCGACCAGGACCGGGCCGTCCTGCTGCGGCGGATCGAGGCCGTCGAGGGCGTCGCCCGGGTGCGGCTGCTGATCGAGCCGAGCGGGGACTTCGGCCGGGCCTCCGCAGGACCTCCCCGCCGCAGCCACGGACTGTGGAGCGGCCGGACCGGCCCGGTGCACTGGCGCCTGACCGGCGGTCAGGGGGCCGCGCCCCGGCGCCGTCCCTATGGGAAGCCGCTGGTCTGGGACCTCGACCTGAGACCCGGGCGGCACCACGACGTGGTCCTGGAACTCGCCGCCGGGTCCCTGCCCGCCCGGCCGCCCGACCCCGACGCCGCCTGGCGGGCCACCGAGAGCGCCTGGTCCGAGGCCCAGCCCGCCCTGGACGGCGCGATCGCGCCCCGCGACGCGCACCACGCCTACTCGGTGATGCGCGGCCTGACCGCCGGCAGCGGCGCGATGGTGGCCGCGGCCACCATGTGCCTGCCCGAACAGGCGGAGGGGCAGCGCAACTACGACTACCGCTACGCGTGGATCCGCGACCAGTGCTATGCCGGGCTCGCCGCGGCCGCGGCCGGAGCGACGGAACTCGTCGACGCGGCTACCTCGTTCGTCGGCGCGCGGCTGCTGCAGGACGGGCCGGAGATGCGACCCGCCTACACCGTCACCGGCGGCGACGTGCCCGACGAGCGCAGCCTGGATCTGCCCGGCTACCCGGGCGCCGCCGACCGGATCGGCAACCGGGCGCACCGCCAGCACCAGCTCGACGCCTTCGGCGAGGCCCTGCAACTCCTCGCCGCGACCGCACGGCTGGACCGTCTGGACGCCGACGGTGCACGCGCTCTCGACCTCGCCGTCGACGCGATCGCCCACCACTGGAACGAACCCGAGGCCGGGATCTGGGAGATCGAACCACGCCGCTGGACCCACTCCCGCCTGGCCTGCGTCGCCGGCCTGCGGGCCGCCGCGGCGCTCCCCGGCTCGCCCCGGCGGGCCGCCCGCTGCTCCGCGCTCGCGGACGCCATCCTGGCCCGCACCTCCGGCGAGGCACTGCACCTCGACGGCTACTGGCAACGCGCTCCCGGCGACCCGCGCCCGGACGCCGCCCTGCTGCTGCCCCCCGTGCGCGGGGCGCTGCCCGCCGACGACCCCCGCACCGAGGCCACCCTGCGTGCCGTCAGCATGCAGCTCGTCGAGGACGGTTTCGTCTACCGCTTCCGTCACGACCAGAATCCGCTCGGCGACGCCGAGGGGGCCTTCCTGCTCTGCGGTTTCACCATGGCCCTCGCTCAGCACCACCAGGGCCACCACGCCACCGCCGCACGGTATTTCGAACGCAACCGGGCCGCCTGCGGTCCGCCGGGCCTGTTCGCCGAGGAGTACGACACCGCCGAACGGCAGCTGCGCGGCAACCTGCCCCAGGCCTTCGTGCACGCGCTGCTGCTCGAATCCGCCGTGCGGCTTGGCCAGGACCCCGGACTGCATCTGGGCACCGGCCCGGAACGCTGA
- a CDS encoding flavin reductase family protein yields the protein MSGFDEFVRALDYPVHVVTAAADGERDGCLVGFAGQCSIDPPRFTVWLSKANRTYALAARSVVLAVHTLPKDQHELARLFGAFTADEGIDKFAQARWTPGPHGVPLLDQAAARFVGRILDRVDWGDHVGFLLEPLDVPAPAAARPEPAGRILMFRQVRDLDAGHPA from the coding sequence ATGAGCGGGTTCGACGAGTTCGTGCGGGCGCTGGACTATCCGGTCCACGTCGTCACCGCCGCCGCGGACGGCGAGCGGGACGGGTGCCTGGTCGGCTTCGCCGGCCAGTGCTCCATCGACCCGCCGCGGTTCACCGTCTGGCTGTCCAAGGCCAACCGGACCTATGCCCTCGCGGCGCGCTCGGTCGTGCTGGCCGTGCACACCCTGCCGAAGGACCAGCACGAGCTGGCCCGCCTCTTCGGCGCCTTCACCGCCGACGAGGGCATCGACAAGTTCGCGCAGGCGCGCTGGACGCCGGGTCCCCACGGGGTGCCGCTGCTGGACCAGGCGGCGGCCCGGTTCGTGGGCCGGATCCTGGACCGGGTCGACTGGGGCGACCATGTCGGCTTCCTGCTGGAACCGCTCGACGTGCCGGCCCCGGCGGCTGCGCGTCCCGAGCCTGCGGGTCGGATTCTGATGTTCCGCCAGGTGCGGGACCTCGACGCCGGGCATCCGGCGTAG
- a CDS encoding complex I subunit 5 family protein, with amino-acid sequence MSLSDLLPLAVAVPLIGAALLAVTGHWIRRRGCDILAAVFTTAEVLVLLLLWLRTAHGTPSGSPASWLGGWRLHDGEGVGIVLVGDPLGVGFALLAALLVLAVVAYAWRYFDEPPARMPGTFPALVLLFEAGMCGFALTGDLFNAFVFFELMGVAAYALTGYRVEDPRPVQGALTFGIVNSLAAYCSLLGIGMLYARTGELGMAQIGHRLVEHRTDLLTVTAFVLVLTGLLVKAAAVPFHFWLPDAHAVAPTPVCMLLSGVMVELGVYGAARVYWTVFSGPGGMPPGAVRGVLVCLGAVTALVGSVMCWQQRHLKRLLAFSTIGHVGLFLIAVALLNADGTAGFALYAAGHAEAKAALFALTGVLLDQYGSVDEHGLFGKARALLGRTGVLYLVGGLALAGMPPFAAGLGKAVAEHAAGAWLPLLPVFFVTVSALTGGAVLRAFLRVFLGAGTHPREASAPETSGEGEEPEVRSPERRIPLPMLVVPAVLLASSLVLGLAPGIGRVFGRAGDLFVSRSDYTAAIGLTPPTQVHHATVLPGWTVEGVALGVLAVLLACALAAAAVWGRRLRGAVAAAGRAAMELASGRLARPLRVAHSGRLGDDVAWLAVGVAALLAAFSLLR; translated from the coding sequence GTGAGCCTGTCCGACCTGCTGCCGCTGGCCGTCGCCGTTCCGCTGATCGGGGCGGCACTGCTGGCGGTGACCGGCCACTGGATCCGCCGCAGGGGCTGCGACATCCTGGCGGCCGTCTTCACGACCGCCGAGGTCCTCGTGCTGCTCCTGCTCTGGCTGCGCACCGCGCACGGGACACCGAGCGGCAGCCCGGCCTCCTGGCTCGGCGGCTGGCGGCTGCACGACGGCGAGGGCGTCGGCATCGTCCTGGTCGGCGACCCGCTCGGCGTCGGCTTCGCCCTGCTGGCGGCGCTGCTGGTGCTGGCGGTGGTCGCCTACGCCTGGCGCTACTTCGACGAGCCACCGGCCCGGATGCCCGGCACCTTCCCCGCGCTCGTGCTGCTCTTCGAGGCCGGCATGTGCGGCTTCGCCCTGACCGGTGACCTCTTCAACGCCTTCGTCTTCTTCGAGCTGATGGGCGTCGCCGCCTACGCGCTCACCGGCTACCGCGTCGAGGACCCACGCCCGGTCCAGGGCGCCCTGACCTTCGGCATCGTCAACTCCCTGGCCGCCTACTGCTCCCTGCTGGGCATCGGCATGCTCTACGCCAGGACCGGCGAGCTCGGCATGGCCCAGATCGGGCACCGCCTCGTCGAACACCGTACCGACCTGCTGACGGTGACCGCCTTCGTCCTCGTCCTCACCGGGCTGCTGGTGAAGGCCGCCGCCGTGCCCTTCCACTTCTGGCTGCCCGACGCCCACGCCGTCGCTCCCACACCGGTGTGCATGCTGCTCTCCGGCGTCATGGTGGAGCTCGGCGTCTACGGGGCCGCCCGGGTCTACTGGACCGTCTTCTCCGGGCCGGGCGGGATGCCGCCCGGCGCGGTGCGCGGCGTGCTCGTCTGCCTCGGCGCGGTGACCGCGCTCGTCGGCTCGGTCATGTGCTGGCAGCAGCGGCACCTCAAACGGCTGCTGGCCTTCTCCACGATCGGCCATGTCGGGCTCTTCCTGATCGCGGTCGCGCTGCTGAACGCGGACGGCACCGCGGGGTTCGCCCTCTACGCGGCCGGCCACGCAGAGGCCAAAGCCGCGCTGTTCGCGCTCACCGGTGTACTGCTGGACCAGTACGGATCGGTCGACGAGCACGGCCTGTTCGGGAAGGCCAGGGCCCTGCTCGGCAGAACCGGTGTGCTCTACCTCGTCGGCGGCCTGGCCCTGGCCGGGATGCCACCCTTCGCCGCCGGGCTCGGCAAGGCCGTGGCCGAACACGCGGCCGGCGCGTGGCTGCCACTGCTGCCCGTGTTCTTCGTGACGGTCTCGGCGCTGACCGGCGGAGCCGTGCTGCGGGCCTTCCTGCGCGTCTTCCTGGGGGCGGGCACGCACCCGAGGGAGGCGAGCGCGCCGGAAACCTCGGGAGAGGGGGAGGAACCCGAGGTCCGTTCCCCCGAGCGCCGGATCCCCCTGCCCATGCTCGTCGTTCCGGCCGTGCTGCTGGCCTCCTCCCTCGTCCTGGGCCTCGCGCCCGGCATCGGCCGCGTGTTCGGACGGGCCGGAGACCTGTTCGTCAGCCGCTCCGACTACACGGCCGCGATCGGCCTGACCCCGCCCACACAGGTCCACCACGCCACGGTGCTGCCGGGGTGGACCGTCGAAGGCGTCGCGCTGGGCGTTCTGGCGGTCCTGTTGGCGTGCGCGCTGGCGGCCGCGGCGGTCTGGGGGCGCCGACTGCGCGGCGCGGTGGCGGCAGCCGGCCGCGCGGCCATGGAGCTCGCTTCCGGCAGGCTGGCCCGGCCGTTGCGCGTTGCGCACTCGGGGCGCCTCGGTGACGACGTGGCCTGGCTGGCCGTCGGCGTGGCGGCGCTGCTCGCCGCCTTCTCCCTGCTGCGCTGA